In the Vicinamibacteria bacterium genome, one interval contains:
- a CDS encoding ABC transporter permease, producing the protein MRARPFTQLLLARVKEPLREPEVVFWVFIFPVLLAVGLGIAFRNRPPEEIAVGVVSGDRSPEVIAALDSDSEIKAELIDEDEAASRIRLGHVDLLIVPGKTMTYRFDPTRPASLVARARVDDTLQRALGRLDVIEVVEEHVTEPGARYIDFLIPGLIGLNLMSGGLWGVGFAVVDMRTRKLLKRLVASPMRKSEFIGAMMTSRLVFMLFEVVLLLVAGHLIFDVALRGSILATILIGVVGALAFGAIGILVASRAERIETVSGLMNLVMLPMFVFSGVFFSSDRFPEAIQPFVQALPLTMLNDALRSVIIEGASLGSQLSELAGLVVWGSVSFLLAMRWFRWS; encoded by the coding sequence ATGAGAGCTCGCCCCTTCACTCAGCTTCTTCTCGCTCGAGTCAAGGAGCCGCTCCGTGAGCCCGAAGTCGTGTTCTGGGTCTTCATCTTTCCCGTGCTCCTCGCCGTCGGTCTCGGTATTGCCTTCCGCAACAGGCCGCCCGAGGAAATCGCCGTGGGCGTGGTCTCCGGCGACCGATCGCCCGAGGTCATCGCCGCGCTCGATAGCGATTCCGAGATCAAGGCCGAGCTCATCGACGAGGACGAAGCAGCCTCCAGAATTCGCCTCGGACACGTCGACCTCCTGATCGTTCCCGGGAAGACGATGACCTACCGGTTCGACCCCACGCGACCTGCGAGCCTCGTGGCCCGTGCCCGCGTGGACGACACCTTGCAGCGGGCTCTGGGCCGGTTGGACGTCATCGAGGTCGTCGAAGAGCACGTGACCGAGCCGGGCGCCCGCTACATCGATTTTCTCATTCCCGGTCTCATCGGCCTGAACCTGATGAGCGGCGGGCTCTGGGGCGTCGGCTTCGCCGTCGTCGACATGCGGACGCGGAAGCTCCTGAAACGCCTCGTGGCCTCGCCGATGCGAAAAAGCGAGTTCATCGGGGCCATGATGACGAGCCGTCTGGTCTTCATGCTCTTCGAGGTCGTACTGCTGCTGGTAGCGGGCCATTTGATTTTCGACGTAGCCCTGCGCGGATCGATTCTCGCCACGATTCTCATCGGCGTCGTGGGAGCGCTCGCCTTCGGCGCGATCGGCATCCTCGTGGCGAGCCGCGCGGAGAGGATCGAGACCGTCTCGGGCCTGATGAACCTCGTCATGCTGCCCATGTTCGTATTCTCCGGCGTATTCTTCTCCTCCGACCGTTTTCCCGAGGCGATCCAGCCGTTCGTCCAGGCGCTCCCTCTCACGATGCTGAACGATGCCCTTCGCTCGGTGATCATCGAGGGCGCGAGCCTAGGGTCCCAGCTGTCGGAGCTCGCCGGACTCGTCGTATGGGGCAGCGTGAGCTTCCTGCTCGCGATGAGATGGTTTCGCTGGAGCTAG
- a CDS encoding AAA family ATPase, with protein sequence KLSGGQKQRLAVATALVGDPELLFLDEPTTGLDPQSRRNLWDLIRAFRERGGSVLLTTHYMEEAERLCDRVAIVDQGQIIALGAPRELIARLGGDHVLEVRVDDAERLSLDELSSLPRIRGAHRDAGTFTLATSEVHVALPALLEHLRARGLVLEHLGTHHASLEDVFVSITGRHLRDG encoded by the coding sequence AAGCTCTCGGGCGGACAGAAGCAGAGGCTCGCGGTCGCGACGGCGCTCGTGGGCGATCCCGAGCTACTGTTTCTCGACGAACCGACGACCGGGCTCGATCCGCAGTCACGGCGCAACCTCTGGGACCTCATTAGAGCGTTTCGGGAGCGAGGCGGGAGCGTACTTCTGACGACGCACTACATGGAAGAGGCGGAGCGGCTGTGCGATCGGGTGGCCATCGTCGACCAGGGCCAGATCATCGCGCTCGGAGCGCCTCGCGAGCTCATCGCCCGGCTAGGAGGCGACCACGTGCTCGAGGTTCGTGTGGACGATGCCGAACGGCTGAGCCTCGACGAGCTCTCGTCCCTACCTCGTATCCGAGGCGCCCATCGCGACGCCGGGACGTTCACGCTGGCGACCTCGGAGGTTCACGTGGCGCTCCCGGCTCTGCTGGAACATCTGCGTGCTCGTGGACTCGTGCTCGAGCACCTCGGCACCCACCACGCGAGTTTGGAGGACGTCTTCGTCTCCATTACCGGCAGGCACCTTCGCGACGGATGA